The following coding sequences are from one Streptomyces angustmyceticus window:
- a CDS encoding class III lanthipeptide: MTNVLALQELTEETRLEEMPSTISFIACDT, from the coding sequence ATGACGAACGTTCTCGCACTGCAGGAACTCACCGAGGAGACCCGCCTCGAGGAGATGCCGAGCACCATCAGCTTCATCGCCTGCGACACCTGA